In one Pirellulales bacterium genomic region, the following are encoded:
- a CDS encoding Hsp70 family protein, producing MEFQPGLTVGIDLGTTFSAIAHLNEEGNPVALPNEDEEVETPSLILLADSGHVVVGPSRMRAAMEDPEHVVERVKRHMGSVEYKRTFDGHEITPEFLSALILKKLRQDAEKQIGKIGNAVITVPAYFNDSRRKATQDAGKIAGLNVVDIINEPTAATLTYAWHRNELGAAKAAFDKPHQALVYDLGGGTFDVTVVRYTPTHFQVLATDGDVQLGGVDWNDRILEHVAKEFQSRHNLDVHSSPNTMQMLRHDCDQAKIALTEGDKTSIICRHGGKSLSIPITREQFEDMTADLLQRTVDTTEQVMEQAKVEAGQLDAIVLVGGSTLMPKVPQILEQATGIKPYQGISPHTSVAQGAAIHAAILEAKYRGDKSDLADKVRKYLKQIKQEDVNSHGLGVAVKHPRTGKMINHLMIRRNTRLPAEAKQTFHTNAPAQQRVTVKVIEGDAPDPDACLLIGNCSIKDLPANLPKGAPIEVTYAFDSSGRVRVRARDVTGGQEATIDIQRKSGLDDTQVDAYQSLAKDYVVE from the coding sequence ATGGAGTTTCAACCCGGTCTGACTGTCGGCATTGATCTCGGCACCACCTTTTCGGCGATTGCCCACCTGAACGAGGAGGGGAACCCGGTCGCGCTGCCCAACGAAGATGAGGAAGTCGAAACGCCCAGCCTGATCCTCTTAGCCGATTCCGGTCACGTGGTCGTCGGCCCCAGTCGCATGCGGGCCGCGATGGAGGATCCCGAGCACGTCGTGGAACGCGTGAAGCGGCACATGGGCAGTGTCGAGTACAAGCGCACGTTCGACGGCCACGAGATCACGCCCGAGTTCCTGTCGGCGTTGATCCTCAAGAAGCTACGGCAGGACGCCGAGAAGCAGATCGGCAAGATCGGCAATGCCGTGATCACGGTGCCGGCCTATTTCAATGACTCGCGCCGCAAGGCCACGCAAGACGCCGGGAAGATTGCCGGGCTGAATGTGGTTGACATCATTAACGAGCCCACAGCCGCCACGCTGACCTATGCCTGGCACCGCAACGAACTGGGAGCCGCGAAAGCAGCCTTCGATAAGCCGCATCAGGCTCTCGTCTATGACCTGGGTGGCGGAACGTTCGACGTGACGGTCGTACGTTATACACCCACACATTTCCAGGTTCTGGCCACCGACGGCGACGTGCAGTTGGGGGGCGTCGACTGGAACGATCGCATCTTGGAACATGTCGCTAAGGAGTTTCAATCGCGACACAACCTGGACGTGCATAGCTCGCCCAACACAATGCAGATGTTGCGCCACGATTGCGACCAGGCCAAGATCGCGCTGACCGAGGGAGATAAGACTTCGATCATCTGCCGGCACGGCGGCAAGAGCCTGTCCATCCCGATCACGCGCGAACAATTCGAGGATATGACGGCCGACCTGCTGCAGCGCACGGTCGATACGACCGAGCAAGTCATGGAGCAGGCCAAGGTTGAAGCCGGGCAACTTGATGCGATCGTGCTGGTGGGCGGTTCAACGCTGATGCCGAAGGTGCCGCAGATTCTCGAGCAGGCGACCGGCATCAAGCCGTACCAGGGGATTTCGCCCCATACGTCGGTAGCCCAGGGAGCCGCGATTCATGCCGCGATTCTCGAAGCCAAGTATCGCGGCGATAAAAGCGACTTGGCCGACAAAGTGCGCAAATACTTGAAGCAGATCAAGCAAGAGGACGTGAACTCGCACGGGCTGGGCGTGGCGGTCAAGCATCCGCGCACCGGCAAGATGATCAACCACCTGATGATCCGCCGCAACACGCGCTTGCCCGCCGAGGCGAAGCAAACCTTTCACACCAACGCTCCTGCGCAGCAACGCGTGACGGTGAAGGTCATCGAAGGGGACGCGCCCGACCCGGATGCTTGCCTGCTGATCGGCAATTGCAGCATCAAGGACCTGCCGGCGAATCTGCCCAAGGGAGCGCCGATCGAAGTGACTTACGCGTTCGACAGCTCGGGGCGCGTGCGCGTGCGGGCCCGCGACGTGACCGGCGGCCAGGAAGCGACGATCGATATCCAGCGCAAAAGCGGCTTGGACGACACCCAGGTCGACGCTTATCAGAGTCTGGCGAAGGATTATGTCGTGGAATAG
- a CDS encoding PQQ-binding-like beta-propeller repeat protein: MKSLRIGALLVLVGAVGFVAQKELSAQQAKKAQAKAPAAKAVPQPVTKTAAKPADKADAKPADKAKSNEPEVSNRWWNQWAGSSTRNNTPVGKNIPAEFDPGQFDAKTGEWKKETSKNIKWVAKLGSQSYGNPVVADGKIWVGTNNGAGWLKRYPAETDLGCLLCFNEADGKFLWQHSSEKLPTGRVHDWPLQGICCAPYVEGKRLWFVTSRGEVLCLDTEGFLDGKNNGPFTSETNTEKDEADVIWSLNMMTQLGVSQHNMCSCSITATGDILWVCTSNGVDESHVNLPAPQAPSFLAVDKNTGKVLWADSSPGMNILHGQWSSPTYAVLGGVPQVMFAGGDGYLYSFLGEATPGGKAEMLWKFDANPKESKYILGGRGTRNEIIATPVVYKDKVYLAVGQDPEHGEGPGHLWCIDPTKRGDVSSELAFNVKDLSKPIPHKRLQAVDATQGEVARPNPNSAVVWHYADFDQNGNGKAEFEETMHRTCGSVVIKDDLLYLSDFSGLFHCLNAITGKPYWTHDLFAATWGSALIVDGKVFIGDEEGKVTVFKLGEEKDILAENNMGNSVYSTPVVANDILYIANKTHLFAIENLEGKDK, encoded by the coding sequence ATGAAATCCTTGCGTATCGGGGCATTGCTGGTTCTGGTCGGGGCTGTCGGTTTCGTGGCCCAAAAGGAGCTATCGGCCCAACAAGCCAAGAAAGCTCAGGCCAAGGCTCCCGCCGCGAAGGCGGTCCCGCAACCCGTGACAAAGACCGCGGCCAAGCCGGCTGACAAAGCGGACGCGAAGCCCGCCGATAAAGCCAAGTCGAACGAGCCCGAAGTCAGCAATCGCTGGTGGAATCAATGGGCCGGCTCCTCGACGCGCAACAACACTCCGGTCGGCAAGAACATTCCCGCGGAGTTTGATCCGGGTCAGTTCGATGCCAAGACCGGCGAGTGGAAAAAGGAAACCAGCAAGAACATCAAGTGGGTCGCCAAACTCGGCTCGCAGAGCTACGGCAACCCGGTCGTGGCCGACGGCAAGATCTGGGTCGGCACCAATAACGGCGCCGGCTGGTTAAAGCGTTATCCGGCAGAGACCGACCTGGGCTGCCTGCTGTGCTTCAACGAAGCGGATGGCAAATTCCTCTGGCAGCACTCCAGCGAGAAGCTCCCCACGGGGCGTGTCCACGACTGGCCGCTGCAAGGGATCTGCTGTGCGCCGTATGTCGAAGGCAAGCGATTGTGGTTCGTGACTAGCCGCGGCGAAGTGCTCTGCCTGGACACCGAAGGCTTCCTGGACGGCAAGAACAACGGTCCGTTCACTTCGGAAACGAACACCGAGAAGGACGAGGCCGACGTCATCTGGTCGTTGAACATGATGACGCAGCTCGGCGTGTCGCAACACAACATGTGCAGTTGCTCAATCACGGCCACGGGGGACATCCTGTGGGTTTGCACCTCGAACGGTGTCGACGAATCGCACGTCAACCTACCCGCGCCGCAAGCGCCCAGTTTCCTGGCCGTCGACAAGAACACGGGCAAGGTGCTGTGGGCCGACAGCTCGCCCGGCATGAACATCCTGCATGGCCAATGGTCGAGCCCGACGTATGCCGTGCTGGGGGGCGTGCCGCAGGTGATGTTCGCCGGCGGTGACGGCTACCTGTACAGCTTTCTGGGCGAGGCCACGCCCGGCGGCAAGGCCGAGATGTTATGGAAGTTCGACGCCAACCCGAAGGAATCGAAATACATCCTCGGCGGACGCGGCACACGCAACGAAATCATCGCCACACCGGTCGTTTACAAGGACAAGGTCTACCTGGCTGTAGGGCAAGACCCCGAACATGGCGAAGGCCCTGGGCATCTGTGGTGCATCGATCCGACCAAGCGTGGCGACGTGAGCTCGGAATTGGCCTTCAACGTGAAGGACCTGAGCAAGCCGATCCCGCACAAGCGGTTGCAGGCCGTCGACGCAACCCAGGGCGAGGTCGCCCGACCGAATCCGAACTCGGCCGTAGTCTGGCACTATGCCGATTTCGATCAGAACGGCAACGGTAAAGCCGAATTCGAAGAGACGATGCACCGCACCTGCGGCAGTGTCGTGATTAAGGACGACCTGCTATACCTCTCCGATTTCAGCGGCCTGTTCCATTGCTTGAACGCCATTACCGGCAAGCCGTATTGGACGCACGACTTGTTTGCTGCGACCTGGGGCTCGGCCCTGATCGTGGATGGCAAGGTGTTCATCGGCGATGAAGAAGGCAAGGTCACGGTGTTCAAGCTGGGAGAGGAAAAAGATATCCTGGCCGAAAACAACATGGGCAATTCGGTGTACAGCACGCCGGTCGTGGCGAATGACATCCTGTACATCGCCAATAAGACACACCTCTTCGCAATCGAAAACTTGGAAGGCAAAGATAAGTAG
- a CDS encoding response regulator: protein MPKRVLDVGQCVPDHFAIRRLLESRFGAVVVQAHGLADALTQMRKEPIDLVLINRKLDADYSDGMEILTTLKGDAALSAVPVMLVSNYADAQATAIAAGAIQGFGKAELGSTATAEKLQAVLG, encoded by the coding sequence ATGCCCAAGCGCGTTCTTGATGTTGGCCAGTGTGTGCCGGATCATTTCGCGATCCGCAGGTTGCTGGAATCGCGATTTGGCGCCGTGGTCGTACAGGCGCACGGACTCGCTGATGCGCTAACGCAGATGCGGAAAGAGCCGATCGACCTGGTGCTTATCAATCGCAAGCTCGATGCTGATTACTCGGACGGCATGGAAATCTTGACCACGCTGAAGGGCGACGCCGCTCTCTCCGCGGTGCCGGTGATGCTGGTCAGCAATTACGCCGACGCGCAGGCCACGGCCATCGCGGCCGGCGCAATCCAAGGTTTCGGCAAGGCAGAACTCGGCAGTACGGCGACCGCGGAAAAGCTGCAAGCTGTACTCGGCTAA
- a CDS encoding VWA domain-containing protein: MSRKWTSLVAALLVSLISTNVVFGQVAEGVDPFGSETPDNPSVPAKEKPRGGGGGLRGMRGAAARAAADQPVPGGGGLGEPNKTPEVDFARILKQPIDFEFADTPLADVAEYCGKKLGINVRLDRKGLTDAAVDESAPVTFSTVKPVSFESALRMILDEFDLTFVVVNEALTITSKEKADEIMVTKVYFVGDLMRTGPQKSPQFGALMNLITSVIQPDSWDDNGGPGCTHPFGRDFVVVSQKQDVHDEVVTLFEKLREQLKTRGTSLNAGKDEISARLYSVGTASGMQMADAIKALVAPSTWKDQGGQGEIRVVERRAPTQGQQPNSATAGDSLLIRQTGEVHDQITEILAGSNPTNLIPINGPMGGTGGAVSGGMMGGGGGMGGGTGAGMGGGMGGGMMGGGTFGGAAGGGRRRAAQPANLQQSQTQGRPPQNELSLVIPRRPGDVDNHNVPAVGANGGEAYASIVENVFESVWQQPLSTFSIDVDTASYANVRRFLNQNSRPPAEAVRIEEMVNYFHYDYAPPQDNVPFAAHTAVADCPWAPTHRLVRVALKGREIAVDHRPATNLVFLLDVSGSMNDPNKLPLVKEGMRLLVGKLDENDRVAIVVYAGASGLVLPSTRGNDKQTILQAIDALQPGGSTNGASGIQLAYETAVANFVRGGANRVILATDGDFNVGITDADQLVALIKEKAASGIFLSVLGFGMGNLKDATLEQLADKGNGNYAYIDSLAEARKVLVEQLSGTLVTIAKDVKIQIEFNPARVQSYRLIGYENRILAKEDFNDDKKDAGEIGAGHTVTALYEVIPAGAPSAVDKLEYQSPQLNPAAEQSNDLLTLKLRYKEPEGDESKLLKFRVADRSQPIAAAGDDFEFAAAVAAFGMILRQSAHKGSANIDLVLQLAEAGQGADRDGYRLEFTDLVRKARAISP; encoded by the coding sequence ATGTCACGCAAGTGGACGTCGTTAGTTGCTGCGCTCTTGGTGTCCCTGATTTCGACGAACGTCGTTTTTGGGCAGGTTGCAGAAGGAGTGGATCCGTTCGGATCCGAAACTCCGGATAACCCGTCCGTCCCGGCAAAGGAAAAGCCGCGCGGCGGTGGCGGTGGATTGCGCGGCATGCGCGGCGCGGCGGCGCGGGCTGCCGCCGACCAGCCAGTCCCCGGCGGCGGCGGTCTCGGAGAGCCGAACAAAACTCCCGAGGTCGATTTCGCAAGGATTCTGAAACAGCCCATCGATTTCGAGTTCGCCGATACGCCGCTGGCGGATGTCGCGGAATACTGCGGCAAGAAACTAGGGATCAACGTCCGGCTGGATCGTAAGGGGCTAACGGATGCTGCGGTCGATGAATCCGCGCCGGTCACGTTCTCGACGGTAAAACCGGTCTCGTTCGAATCGGCGTTGCGAATGATTCTCGACGAATTCGATCTGACTTTCGTCGTCGTGAATGAGGCGCTGACGATCACCAGCAAAGAGAAGGCCGACGAGATCATGGTGACGAAGGTTTACTTCGTCGGTGACTTGATGAGGACAGGTCCCCAGAAAAGTCCTCAATTTGGAGCACTGATGAATCTCATAACGTCAGTGATTCAGCCTGACTCGTGGGACGACAACGGCGGTCCAGGCTGCACTCACCCTTTCGGTCGCGATTTCGTCGTCGTCAGCCAGAAACAGGACGTCCACGACGAGGTGGTAACTCTCTTCGAAAAGCTACGCGAGCAATTGAAAACTCGCGGTACCTCCTTGAACGCCGGGAAGGACGAGATCTCGGCCAGGCTCTATTCCGTCGGCACGGCGTCGGGGATGCAGATGGCGGACGCCATTAAGGCGCTCGTCGCGCCGTCGACTTGGAAAGATCAGGGGGGCCAGGGCGAGATTCGCGTCGTCGAGCGCCGCGCGCCAACCCAAGGTCAGCAGCCCAACAGTGCCACGGCAGGAGACTCGCTGCTCATTCGCCAAACCGGCGAAGTGCATGATCAGATCACGGAGATATTGGCGGGTTCAAACCCCACGAACCTCATACCGATCAATGGCCCGATGGGCGGAACGGGCGGCGCCGTAAGTGGCGGGATGATGGGCGGTGGCGGTGGCATGGGCGGTGGAACGGGCGCTGGCATGGGTGGCGGAATGGGCGGAGGGATGATGGGTGGCGGGACGTTTGGCGGCGCCGCGGGGGGCGGCCGTCGTCGCGCCGCGCAGCCCGCAAACTTGCAACAGTCGCAAACACAAGGACGCCCGCCGCAGAATGAGCTTTCCCTCGTAATCCCACGCCGGCCCGGCGACGTCGACAACCACAATGTTCCCGCTGTTGGTGCAAACGGCGGCGAGGCCTATGCATCGATCGTCGAGAACGTCTTCGAATCGGTTTGGCAACAGCCTCTCTCGACCTTCTCGATCGACGTTGATACGGCTTCCTACGCCAATGTGCGGCGTTTTCTGAATCAGAACAGTCGGCCTCCGGCCGAGGCTGTGCGCATCGAAGAGATGGTGAATTACTTCCACTACGATTACGCTCCGCCGCAAGATAACGTCCCGTTTGCCGCGCACACGGCGGTCGCCGATTGCCCTTGGGCCCCCACGCACCGCCTGGTGCGCGTCGCCCTAAAGGGGCGCGAAATCGCGGTCGACCATCGTCCTGCCACGAATCTGGTGTTTTTGCTCGACGTCTCGGGCTCGATGAATGACCCGAACAAACTCCCCCTGGTCAAGGAGGGAATGCGCCTGTTGGTCGGCAAGCTCGACGAGAACGATCGCGTGGCGATCGTGGTCTATGCCGGCGCGTCAGGCCTGGTGCTCCCATCGACCCGGGGGAACGACAAGCAGACAATTCTGCAGGCCATCGACGCTCTGCAACCCGGCGGCTCGACCAATGGAGCCTCGGGCATTCAACTGGCCTACGAAACCGCGGTGGCAAACTTCGTTCGGGGCGGCGCGAATCGCGTAATTCTGGCGACCGACGGCGATTTCAATGTCGGCATTACCGATGCCGACCAACTCGTCGCGCTGATCAAGGAAAAGGCCGCCAGCGGCATCTTCCTCAGCGTGCTCGGCTTCGGCATGGGCAACCTGAAAGACGCCACGCTCGAGCAACTGGCCGACAAAGGGAACGGCAACTACGCGTATATCGACTCGCTGGCCGAAGCCCGCAAGGTCCTCGTCGAACAACTTTCCGGCACGCTGGTGACGATCGCCAAGGACGTCAAAATTCAGATCGAGTTCAATCCGGCGCGCGTGCAGTCGTACCGACTGATCGGCTACGAGAATCGCATCCTGGCCAAGGAAGATTTCAACGACGACAAGAAAGACGCCGGCGAGATCGGGGCAGGGCACACGGTGACCGCCCTCTACGAAGTCATTCCGGCGGGCGCACCGAGCGCGGTCGACAAGTTGGAGTATCAAAGCCCGCAACTGAATCCCGCCGCCGAGCAGTCGAACGATCTCTTGACGCTTAAGCTGCGCTACAAAGAGCCGGAGGGTGATGAGAGCAAGTTGCTGAAGTTCCGAGTTGCGGATCGCAGCCAACCGATTGCGGCCGCAGGAGACGATTTCGAATTCGCCGCGGCCGTGGCCGCCTTCGGCATGATCCTGCGCCAATCGGCGCACAAGGGGAGTGCCAACATCGACCTCGTTCTGCAACTCGCCGAGGCAGGCCAAGGGGCCGACCGCGACGGCTACCGCCTGGAATTCACGGACCTGGTGAGAAAGGCCAGGGCCATTTCGCCGTAG
- a CDS encoding PQQ-binding-like beta-propeller repeat protein — protein MRSSVFARLLTCVAALGLIATAATDAGAQATPKAKAKAAAAAAPAKAKPATPTAAVKNEPGKSAPALKKIDPLDWPNWRGPEQNGISRETGLPDTWDPKSGKNLLWQNPELRTRSTPIVMHGKLYTLASSDPGTHGEGEKVICADAVTGKVLWENKFNVYLSDVPDTRVAWSCCAGDPTTGRVYAMGVCGYMQCLDGDTGKTIWSRSLSEEFGLLSTYGGRTNVPVVFDDLVIISAVTTGWGELARPMHRFMAFNKATGELVWINGTRPLPDDTTYSTPFLTVVEGQPLMVFGSGDGSVWAFQPRTGKPVWSFRFSLRGLNVSPLVENNIVYMGQSEENREDSTMGAFGAYSAVGTGDITASNEKWRRKEIMVGRSSPLLLNGRIYALDDSNIVYVLDAATGADVGKKQRLLGTITRASPVFADGKIFACTTSAWHVLQPTADGVKIAQRTRFPNVEEIYGSVAVSHGRIYLPTTTAMYCIGNADAKPMSDPPPAPPAEAVLTDTTPAQLQVVPAEALVKPGEKVVFKTRLFNALGQLIKESDATYSVQGPAEIDQKGELTTKPIDGHAAAIVTAKVGELTGTARVRIEPPLPWKFDFEDGQVPVTWVGARVRHVPRDLDGEHVMAKITTVPKGTRSQAWMGPTNLHDYTIQADVRGSIAFVNVPAAGLAANRDGADKEKDEAGTAAAKPADGKPAEGEKDGKMPDIGLIAQRYTLDLMGASQQVQIRSWTAVLDRFSKSVPFEWKPDVWYTMKFQANVVDGKAVLKGKVWPRGEGEPTAWTIEAEDDAPNLEGSPGLFGNASNAELFYDNITVTPSPAK, from the coding sequence ATGCGATCCAGCGTATTCGCCAGACTGTTGACCTGCGTTGCCGCCCTCGGCCTGATTGCGACCGCTGCGACGGACGCAGGCGCACAAGCAACGCCGAAAGCCAAGGCGAAAGCCGCGGCGGCCGCCGCGCCTGCCAAAGCCAAGCCCGCGACACCAACCGCAGCCGTTAAGAACGAGCCGGGTAAGTCGGCCCCGGCCCTGAAAAAGATCGACCCGCTCGATTGGCCGAACTGGCGTGGCCCCGAGCAAAACGGCATCTCTCGTGAGACCGGTTTGCCCGACACCTGGGACCCCAAGTCCGGCAAGAACCTACTCTGGCAGAACCCGGAGTTGCGGACGCGCAGCACTCCGATCGTGATGCATGGCAAGCTCTACACTTTGGCCAGCAGCGATCCAGGCACGCACGGCGAAGGCGAAAAGGTCATCTGCGCTGACGCCGTCACGGGTAAAGTTCTGTGGGAAAACAAATTCAACGTCTACCTGTCCGACGTGCCTGACACGCGCGTCGCCTGGAGCTGTTGCGCCGGCGACCCCACCACCGGACGCGTCTACGCGATGGGCGTCTGCGGCTATATGCAATGCCTCGACGGGGACACGGGCAAGACGATCTGGTCCCGCTCGCTCAGCGAAGAATTCGGCCTGCTCAGCACCTACGGCGGTCGTACGAACGTGCCGGTCGTCTTCGACGACCTGGTCATCATCAGCGCCGTGACCACCGGCTGGGGCGAGCTGGCGCGTCCGATGCATCGCTTCATGGCGTTCAACAAAGCGACGGGCGAGCTGGTGTGGATCAACGGCACTCGTCCTCTGCCCGACGATACGACTTACAGCACGCCGTTCTTGACGGTGGTCGAGGGGCAGCCGCTGATGGTCTTCGGCTCGGGCGATGGTTCGGTGTGGGCCTTCCAGCCGCGTACCGGCAAACCGGTATGGTCGTTTCGATTCTCGCTGCGCGGCCTGAACGTCTCGCCGCTCGTCGAAAACAATATCGTCTACATGGGGCAAAGCGAAGAGAACCGCGAGGATAGCACGATGGGGGCCTTCGGCGCGTATAGTGCCGTCGGCACCGGCGATATCACGGCCTCGAACGAAAAGTGGCGCCGCAAGGAAATCATGGTGGGCCGGAGCTCGCCGCTATTACTAAACGGACGCATTTACGCTCTGGACGATTCGAATATCGTCTATGTCCTGGACGCCGCGACCGGCGCAGACGTCGGCAAGAAGCAGCGCCTGCTGGGCACCATCACCCGGGCCAGTCCGGTTTTCGCCGACGGCAAAATCTTCGCCTGTACGACCAGCGCCTGGCACGTTCTGCAGCCGACGGCAGACGGCGTGAAGATCGCGCAGCGTACACGTTTCCCGAACGTGGAAGAGATCTACGGTTCGGTAGCCGTTTCGCACGGCCGGATTTACCTGCCGACCACGACCGCGATGTATTGCATTGGCAACGCAGATGCGAAGCCCATGTCCGATCCTCCTCCTGCGCCGCCGGCCGAAGCGGTACTGACCGACACGACCCCCGCTCAATTGCAAGTTGTGCCGGCAGAGGCGCTGGTCAAACCGGGCGAGAAGGTCGTGTTCAAGACGCGACTGTTCAATGCCCTGGGGCAATTGATCAAAGAGAGTGACGCGACCTATTCGGTACAGGGGCCGGCCGAGATCGACCAAAAGGGAGAGCTCACGACGAAGCCGATCGACGGTCACGCCGCCGCGATTGTCACGGCCAAGGTGGGCGAATTGACGGGCACAGCCCGCGTGCGGATCGAACCGCCGCTACCGTGGAAGTTCGATTTCGAGGATGGCCAGGTGCCGGTCACGTGGGTCGGGGCGCGGGTGCGTCACGTGCCGCGTGATCTCGACGGCGAGCACGTGATGGCCAAGATCACGACGGTTCCCAAGGGCACGCGCAGTCAGGCCTGGATGGGCCCGACGAATCTGCACGACTACACGATTCAGGCCGACGTCCGCGGCAGCATTGCCTTTGTCAATGTGCCGGCCGCTGGCCTGGCCGCCAATCGCGATGGGGCCGACAAGGAAAAGGACGAGGCGGGCACCGCCGCCGCCAAGCCGGCAGATGGCAAGCCGGCCGAGGGCGAGAAAGACGGGAAGATGCCCGACATCGGCCTGATCGCGCAGCGCTACACGCTAGACCTGATGGGTGCCAGCCAGCAGGTGCAAATTCGTAGCTGGACGGCCGTGCTCGACCGCTTTTCGAAATCGGTTCCCTTCGAATGGAAGCCCGACGTCTGGTACACGATGAAGTTCCAGGCGAACGTCGTCGACGGCAAGGCCGTACTCAAGGGGAAGGTCTGGCCGCGTGGTGAAGGCGAGCCGACGGCCTGGACCATTGAGGCCGAGGACGACGCGCCGAACCTCGAAGGAAGCCCCGGCTTGTTCGGTAACGCCAGCAACGCCGAGCTGTTCTACGACAACATCACGGTCACGCCGTCGCCGGCAAAATAG